In Streptomyces nojiriensis, the sequence GAGGACCAGGTCGCCATGCAGTCGCGGCGCCACCAGGAGCCCTCCAGCCGGGGCGAACCGGCACGCGCGGCTTGCCCACCGGGGTCCGTGACCGGTCGGCGGGCCAAGCGTGACCGATGCGTCTCCTGGATCGGTCCAACAGCCCTGTGTCCTTCCGAGGTCGGAACCACGGTGGCCCGTCCTCGGCGAACGCGGTGACCGTCCCCTCGGCCGGGACGGCCAGGATGGGCGACCGTGCGTTCCGTCGAGCCATCCCCATCCGTACACGGGCCGTCGGCGCATCAGGGAAGCTCGTCCTTCGTCATCCGCTGGCCGACGGCCGCGAAGGGGGACGCTCACAGCGGGGAGGTGCATGTTGTGACGTCTTCTGAACCGGATTGGCGGCGGCGCCATGCCATCGTCCTGCACTTCGACGAGCAGTACCGGCTGCCCGACCGCTTCCGCAGGCCGAATGGCGCACCGCTGGAGTACCAGGCCGAGGTGCACTCGGCGCACTTGAACCGCGGCCAAGGGCAGGAATCACCTGCGAGCGGGGCCCCTATCGCCTCGCCGCCGGCGTCGAGGGCGGCCCGACGGGCGGACAACTGCCGCCAAGCCCTCGTGCGGCAGGTCGCTGTGCAGTACCGACGCGACCTCCTCGATTCCCGAGGGAGCGCGCTGCCGCACTGAGAGCACCGCCGAACGATCTTCCTGGTCACGCCACCAGCGTCCTCCCGGTCGCGCCGGTCACCAAGGAACCCCGCCGGGTGCGTGCTGTCGCCGTACACGTGAACGTCCCCAGCCGGCCGCGGACAGCGGGAGCCGCCCGGCCGGTGCCTGGTCAGCCTTCGAGCGGTCCGAACGAACCGGGACAGCCACCAGGGAGGAGGACTGGCGCCTCACCGCCGTCACCGCCTTCGGTCATGACGACACCGCGGGTGGCCCCCTTCGGACCGCCTGTCGAACGCAGCAGTGCGGGCCGTCGCCCGGTAGGGGCGACGGCCCGTGCTCGCGTGCCGGTCAGCGGCTGGCTGCCGCGTGGTCCGGCTGCGAGTGGGTCACCTGACGCAGGTTCGCGGCATGGCGCGCGTCCTACGCGTGGTGGGTGTTAGCGGCGGCGGCCCCAGGACTCGGTGTCGACGGTGCGGCCGCGGCCGTCGCGCAGGGTGGCGGTGTCGGAATGGTTGTCCCAGACGTAGTCGCGGCGGTCCTGGAAGAGGTCGGTGCGGGTGTCGCGGCCGTTGCCGGTGTGGATCCGGATCGTGGCGCGGCCTGCGAGGCGGACGCTGTCGAAGCGGTAGCGGTTGCCGTCGCTGTCACGCAGCGTCCAGCCCCGGAGGTTGATCGCGTCGCGGGTGGTGTTGGTGATCTCCACCCACTCCGCGTTCAGGGAGCGGTTCGAGCGGTCGTCACGCCCGGGGCTGTCGGCCTGGACCCGGCTGATCTCCACCCGCGGACGCTGCTGGTGGTGACGGTCACCGTCCGCGGCGGACGCCGGCAACGCGGCAGCGGAGACGATCGCGCCGGCCGCCAGGACGGTGGCGGCGATACGGCGTACGGAGGAAGAAGCAGAAGACATGGGTGACGCTCCCTCAAGAACAGCGCCCCACCAGCCGAAACAGGGTGGTGAAGGCACTTGTCGAGATCGGCCCGGTTGAGCCGAGGGCCACACTCTCGACCCGACACGGACCCCGCCGCAGCCCCCGCCGACGCCGGTTACCGGACACGAACATATCCGTCACACTCGCCTGCCGGATGCACGCATTCCGCCCGAACGTGCCCCTGACATTCACTGACCGCTACACCCACCCGCCACACAAACCGGACACCAGGGCCGACACGCTCCGGCGCACCACCGGGCGCACTCTTGCGCCGCCTCACCCGACCGGACCAGTGGATCAAGTAACAGCCGTTCTGCGGAGTTCTTCGTACGCGAGTCCGTTGGTCGCACATGAATCCCGTCCCGTGGCGGGCCTCGCACCCCTCGCTCGGAGCCACGTACGCCGATGCCGACCGGGTGCTGTCATCCGTCCTGCGCGGCCAGAAGGAGCATCAGGGCCTTGGAGCGGGTAGTCCCGAGCCTGGTGGCCACCGCTTCGGCGGACACGCCGTCCTCCGCCAGCACGCCGGCCGCCTCCCGCCCGACATGCGCGGCGATCCGCTCTAACACCCCGATCGCGCGCAGCGCGGCCAGAGGCGCGCCCTCGGTCGTGGCGGTCAGCCGCTCGGCGACCTCGACCAGGAGCGCGGCCAGCGGCTCGGGGAGCGCTGCCGCCTTGTCACGGACGAGGGACAGGTGAGCGTTCCAGTCCGCGAGCGGCCCGGTCAAATCGACGTCCACCTCGTTACAACGGCCGGTCGCCGATCGCATCCCAGTCCAGCGGGTACTCGGCGGCACCGCGCCATCCGCACGCACACACCGCCCGGAGCGCCTCGGCGCGTGGCCGGCGGTGCCGGCCGTCGTAGGCCGACCAGTGCATCGTGGAAGGCACGTTCGGGCCGCTCCCGACGTCGAAGTACACCGGCCCCGGCTCACCACCACTGGTCAGGGCACCCGCCGCGCCCGCGTGCGTGTCCCCGAACTCCACCGTCCACCAGTCCCACTCCACCAACACACCACCCTCCGACACGTTCCCGCCCGCCACCCTGCCCCGCCCGCGCCGCCGCCCACACCCCCGCCGACCCAACAACGCACGTCGTTGGACCGCCCGGCTACGCCGCGATCACGAGCAGCCCAGGAGCACGGCAAAGGGCCGCGAGTGAAAGGGGCCGAATGTGGGCCCGGCCGCCGGCTGTGGCCGACCCCCGCCGGTGAAGCGACTTCAGCGCGATGAGCTGTGGGCGCGCAACATCGACGGGCCCGGGACCGCCGGAGCCGTCCCGGCCCTGCTCGTGCACGCTGCTGCCGGGGTCAGGCAGCGGGCTCGGGCCGGCGTAGTTCTGCCTGGCCGAAGAGGAGGGCGTAGCCGTCGGGGAGCTGGCGCAGGATCCGGGCGAGGAGGTCGGGTCCTGCGAGGCGGGCGACGACGGCGAGTACGGCGCCGGTGTCCCAGCGGGCGACGGCCGGGGTGGCGCCGGTGCGTTCGGCGAGGTCTTTGACGAAGCCCCAGCCGGTGAGGTGTTCGGTGTCGGGGATCTGGGCGGTCAGGGTGAGGGCGGCCTCGACGGGCAGGCACTGGGCGAGGTCGACGCGTTCGTCGCCGGTGAGCTGCCGGCCGAGGGCGGCCAGGACGGTGCGGACGGCTTTCTCGGCGCGTTCGCGGGTGGGGTAGGCGCCTTCGTAGCGCACGCGTTCCAGCATCTGGTCGAACGTCATGGCGGGGGTGGCCCGGTTCGGTCGAGGCTGGTCGTACATGGCTGCGGTTGCCTTTCTCTGCGAAGGATCCGGCCTTCGGCCGGTGGTGTTCAGGTGGGCTGGGGGTGGCCGAAGAGGAGGTCGTAGCCGTGCGGGAGCTGCAGGAGGACCTCGCGGGTGAGAACATCACCCGCGGCGGCGGCCGCGGTGGACAGGACGGCGCCGATGTCCCACAGGGCCGTCGTCTCGGTGGCTCCCTCGATCCAGGCCGCAGTCGCGCGGACGAACCGCTCCGGCGAGAGCGGCTCCGCGGCCTGGAGCGGATTGAGGAGGATCAGGGCGTACGTCTCGGGGAGCCGGGCGGCGAGCTCGGCCCGCACACTGCCCACCAGGTGCGCGCCCAGCAGCGCCAGTACGACGCGGGCCACACGGTCGGCGTCCTGCAAAGTCTCGTACTCGCCTCGTTCCTGGACGTGGGCCAGGAACGCCTCCCTGCGCATCGACATCACATCACCTCCGGAAAGGGGTGAGGGGGCCAAGGGGGTGCGGAGGGCGGGGTGCCGGAGGGGGAATTGGCTCTGCCCCGCCCTCCGCTGCCGGCTGGTACGGGGGGTCAGCCGGAGATCTGCTTGCGGTCGGCCGCTCCGCCGATGCTGATCTTGCGGGGCTTGGCGCGCTCGGCGATCGGGATCCGCAGGGTCAGGACACCCGCGTCGTAGTCGGCCTGGATGCGCTCGGTGTCGAGGGTGTCGGCGAGCATGATCTGGCGGGAGAAGACACCCAGGGGCCGCTCGGAGAGCTCCATCTGCACGGTGTCGCCCTTGGCGGCCGGTCGGCGCTCCGCCTTGACCGTCAGCATGTTCCGCTCGACGTCGATGTCGACCGCCTCGGGGCTCACCCCGGGCAGGTCGAAGGCGATCACGTACACGTCGCCTTCGCGGTAGGCGTCCATCGGCATGACCGACGGCTTGGACCAGGTCCCAGACGTACCCGACAGCTGCTGGACGATCCGGTCCATCTCGCGGAACGGGTCGGTGCGCATCAACATCGCGAAACACCTCCAGTTGGTTCAGGCAGAAACTGCCAATGCGCTTCAACGTGCTCCCGTTGTAGCATGTCATCGAAACGATGACAAGCAGGATGTCGCCTTATGGATGACAAGCTTTCGGAGGCGCCGTGAACGAGATCGCTAACCCCGTCCCACCAGTCCTCACCCCGGACGCCGCCGCAGCACTGGAGGTCATCCACCAGGCCATCGAGAAGGCACACCGGTCCTCCGCCGGGGAGATGGCGGCCACGACGTCGGAAGGCTCCGGTCCGGAGCAGGCCCTGGCCGCCCTGCAGATGCTCCGCGAGATCCGTGAGCGGCTCACCGGCTGGGAAAGCGTCCTGATCGAAACGGCCCGCACCCAGGGCGCCAGCTGGGCCGAGCTCGCCGGCCCCCTCGGAGTCGCCAGCCGCCAGGCAGCCGAACGCCGCTACCTCCGGCTGCGTCCCGGCGCAGCCGGGAGCACCGGCGAACAGCGCGTGCAGGCCACCCGCGACGCGCGGGCCGCCGACCGCACTGTCACCGCCTGGGCCCGCGACAACGCAGCCGACCTGCGCCGCCTCGCCGGCCAGGTCACCTCCCTCAGCGACCTCGCCCCGGGCGCCGAGGCAGCCGTCGGCGCACTCAACCAGGCCCTGGGCGGTGACGACGCCGCCGGCCTGATCGGCCCCCTGGCCGGCACCCGACCGCACCTGGGAGCCGGCGACGCCGAACTCGCCGACCGCATCGACGCCGTGACCCGCCACACCGACCAGCTCCGTCAGGACAGCAACGACCAGCGCAACTCCTGAACCCGCCCGCACGCCGGCCACGGCGTGCGGGCCGTAGTCCGAGGAGGCAACCCCGTGTCCGAGCGACCCGAGCGATCCCACCGACCCGACCGGGAGACCGAAGCAATACCCGGTGTCGACATCTTCGGGCGCGCGGCCGTCGTGCGGCCCGTCGGCGAGATCGACATCGACACCGCGCCGTCGCTCAGCCGCGCTCTGGCACACGCTCTCACCTTCGTCGCCACGTCCCGGGCCGACCGCGTCGTGGCCGACTGCAGCCATGTCACCTTCTGCGACTCCTCCGGGCTCAACGCCCTCATCGCCGCACGGCTGCGAGCGGTCGAGGCGGGCGCCACCATCCATCTGGCGAACCCCGCTCCCCAGCTCCAACGCCTGCTGCAGATCACCGGGGCGGCTGCCCTCTTCCCCCGGGAAGACCCTGCCTGGCCCGGTGCAGCCACAGCCCTCCAGCAGGCGCCGGGGAACACCCGAACGACAGGTAAGCGGCAGCGACGGACCGGGACGGCCGCCGTTCATGGAGGTCAGCAGGTTCCCTGCTGTGTCACGACGACCGGCCCGGCCACTTCCCGGCTACCCCGATACACGCCCCTACGCACATCCGGTCCGTGCGCGGTCACGGCCACGACGGACACGACCATGGCCTGTTGCTCCCCCTCGTGATGGGGTGCAACAGGCCATGGGTCGCGACCGGCAGTCGGTTCGCTGCCGGGCTACCAGCGGTACCAGCGGCCGCTACTTCCCTTCGGGCGGGCGACGAAGCCGATCAGCCACAGCACCAGC encodes:
- a CDS encoding lamin tail domain-containing protein: MSSASSSVRRIAATVLAAGAIVSAAALPASAADGDRHHQQRPRVEISRVQADSPGRDDRSNRSLNAEWVEITNTTRDAINLRGWTLRDSDGNRYRFDSVRLAGRATIRIHTGNGRDTRTDLFQDRRDYVWDNHSDTATLRDGRGRTVDTESWGRRR
- a CDS encoding DUF2267 domain-containing protein is translated as MYDQPRPNRATPAMTFDQMLERVRYEGAYPTRERAEKAVRTVLAALGRQLTGDERVDLAQCLPVEAALTLTAQIPDTEHLTGWGFVKDLAERTGATPAVARWDTGAVLAVVARLAGPDLLARILRQLPDGYALLFGQAELRRPEPAA
- a CDS encoding DUF2267 domain-containing protein is translated as MSMRREAFLAHVQERGEYETLQDADRVARVVLALLGAHLVGSVRAELAARLPETYALILLNPLQAAEPLSPERFVRATAAWIEGATETTALWDIGAVLSTAAAAAGDVLTREVLLQLPHGYDLLFGHPQPT
- a CDS encoding Hsp20/alpha crystallin family protein; translation: MLMRTDPFREMDRIVQQLSGTSGTWSKPSVMPMDAYREGDVYVIAFDLPGVSPEAVDIDVERNMLTVKAERRPAAKGDTVQMELSERPLGVFSRQIMLADTLDTERIQADYDAGVLTLRIPIAERAKPRKISIGGAADRKQISG
- a CDS encoding HSP18 transcriptional regulator translates to MNEIANPVPPVLTPDAAAALEVIHQAIEKAHRSSAGEMAATTSEGSGPEQALAALQMLREIRERLTGWESVLIETARTQGASWAELAGPLGVASRQAAERRYLRLRPGAAGSTGEQRVQATRDARAADRTVTAWARDNAADLRRLAGQVTSLSDLAPGAEAAVGALNQALGGDDAAGLIGPLAGTRPHLGAGDAELADRIDAVTRHTDQLRQDSNDQRNS
- a CDS encoding STAS domain-containing protein, which codes for MSERPERSHRPDRETEAIPGVDIFGRAAVVRPVGEIDIDTAPSLSRALAHALTFVATSRADRVVADCSHVTFCDSSGLNALIAARLRAVEAGATIHLANPAPQLQRLLQITGAAALFPREDPAWPGAATALQQAPGNTRTTGKRQRRTGTAAVHGGQQVPCCVTTTGPATSRLPRYTPLRTSGPCAVTATTDTTMACCSPS